One genomic region from Jiangella sp. DSM 45060 encodes:
- the thrB gene encoding homoserine kinase, with protein sequence MSTSTVRVRTPATSANLGPGFDALGLALSLHDEVEVTAGFGGPATPVEVTVDGEGAGSVPLDEQHLVVRSLRAAFAELGEQPSVLRLRCRNALPHGRGLGSSAAAIVGGVVAARALTGLTTHDDALAAADRIEGHPDNVAACLLGGLTVAWRDDSGAARATRVDVHPDVAPVVCVPSFEVSTEKARGLLPETVPHADAAANAGRAALLVHALGKRPDLLLDATADRLHQHYREPAMPATYALVTALRAQGLAAVVSGAGPTVLVLGGGDDLSRVEALAEGWDVRALQVDTRGAVVEYATA encoded by the coding sequence GTGAGCACGTCGACCGTCCGCGTCCGCACCCCCGCCACCAGCGCCAACCTCGGTCCCGGCTTCGACGCGCTCGGCCTTGCGCTGTCGCTGCACGACGAGGTCGAGGTGACGGCCGGGTTCGGCGGGCCGGCGACGCCGGTCGAGGTGACGGTCGACGGCGAGGGCGCGGGGTCGGTGCCGCTGGACGAGCAGCACCTCGTGGTCCGGTCGCTGCGCGCCGCGTTCGCCGAGCTGGGCGAGCAGCCGTCGGTGCTGCGGCTGCGCTGCCGCAACGCGCTGCCGCACGGCCGCGGGCTGGGCTCGTCGGCGGCCGCCATCGTCGGCGGCGTCGTCGCGGCCCGCGCGCTGACCGGCTTGACAACGCACGACGACGCGCTCGCGGCGGCCGACCGCATCGAGGGCCACCCGGACAACGTCGCCGCCTGCCTGCTCGGCGGTCTGACGGTGGCGTGGCGCGACGACTCCGGCGCCGCGCGCGCGACCCGCGTCGACGTCCACCCCGACGTCGCGCCGGTGGTGTGCGTCCCGTCCTTCGAGGTGTCGACGGAGAAGGCGCGCGGCCTGCTGCCCGAGACCGTCCCGCACGCCGACGCCGCCGCCAATGCCGGCCGTGCCGCGCTGCTCGTCCACGCACTGGGGAAGCGGCCGGACCTGCTGCTCGACGCCACCGCGGACCGCCTGCACCAGCACTACCGCGAGCCCGCCATGCCGGCCACGTACGCGCTGGTCACAGCCTTGCGGGCGCAGGGCTTGGCGGCCGTCGTGTCCGGCGCCGGCCCGACCGTCCTGGTACTCGGCGGCGGCGACGACCTGAGCCGCGTCGAGGCGCTCGCCGAAGGGTGGGACGTCCGCGCGTTGCAAGTGGACACGCGGGGTGCCGTTGTGGAGTACGCCACTGCATGA
- a CDS encoding sensor histidine kinase — protein MATETAAPPARDDERLMPLVAVLVWIVILIPTAVGVYQQHYSLGWTVLGYLSLVAFFAGFYYVFAQARSARRRDEPLPCRIRRFGFLALCLLGALVVGFAGESGVVVWFALSQVSLMVMPRHKAWSSIGSICLAVLFVPWSLGLDWQVSVWFVVAILGSSWATDAIFRLRETNLHLTRAQEQIASMAVEQERLRFARDLHDVVGHSLTAATVKAQLARRMAGADDDRVRTELREVEELLREALRDVRGTVAGYRDVTLTSELVRAATVLEAAGIAAELPGAVDHVPAARRELFGWVLREAVTNVVRHSRAAHARVTVTSGAIEVWNDGADGTRPGPASSGLVGLRERVEAAGGTLRAGPSGDGGWTVTAKMVP, from the coding sequence ATGGCTACCGAGACGGCCGCGCCGCCGGCCCGCGACGACGAACGGCTGATGCCGCTGGTCGCGGTGCTGGTGTGGATCGTCATCCTGATACCCACCGCGGTGGGCGTCTACCAGCAGCACTACTCGCTGGGCTGGACGGTGCTCGGCTACCTGTCGCTGGTGGCCTTCTTCGCCGGGTTCTACTACGTGTTCGCCCAGGCCCGGTCGGCCCGGCGTCGCGACGAGCCGCTGCCGTGCCGGATCCGCCGGTTCGGGTTCCTCGCCCTGTGCCTGCTGGGCGCCCTGGTGGTCGGGTTCGCCGGCGAGTCCGGCGTGGTCGTGTGGTTCGCGCTGAGCCAGGTCTCCCTGATGGTCATGCCGCGGCACAAGGCGTGGTCCAGCATCGGCAGCATCTGCTTGGCCGTGCTGTTCGTGCCGTGGTCGCTCGGGCTGGACTGGCAGGTCAGCGTCTGGTTCGTGGTGGCGATCCTCGGCTCCTCGTGGGCGACGGACGCGATCTTCCGGCTGCGCGAGACCAACCTGCACCTCACCCGGGCGCAGGAGCAGATCGCGTCGATGGCGGTCGAGCAGGAGCGGCTGCGCTTCGCCCGCGACCTGCACGACGTCGTCGGCCACAGCCTCACCGCGGCGACGGTGAAGGCGCAGCTGGCCCGCCGCATGGCCGGCGCCGACGACGACCGCGTCCGGACCGAGCTGCGCGAGGTCGAGGAGCTGCTGCGGGAGGCGCTCAGGGACGTCCGCGGCACCGTCGCCGGCTACCGCGACGTCACGCTGACGTCCGAGCTGGTGCGTGCCGCGACGGTGCTCGAGGCGGCCGGCATCGCGGCGGAGCTGCCCGGCGCCGTCGATCACGTGCCGGCCGCACGGCGCGAGCTGTTCGGCTGGGTGTTGCGCGAGGCCGTCACCAACGTCGTCCGGCACAGCCGCGCGGCGCACGCGCGGGTCACCGTCACGTCCGGCGCGATCGAGGTCTGGAACGACGGCGCCGACGGCACCCGGCCCGGGCCGGCGTCGTCGGGGCTGGTCGGGCTGCGTGAGCGGGTCGAGGCGGCCGGCGGGACGCTGCGGGCCGGGCCGTCCGGCGACGGTGGCTGGACGGTGACCGCGAAGATGGTGCCGTGA
- the thrC gene encoding threonine synthase, whose amino-acid sequence MAVVTQSRLWRGVIEEYRDRLPVTSATPVVTLREGGTPLVPAPWLSEQTSCEVYLKVEGVNPTGSFKDRGMTVAISKAAEEGAEAVVCASTGNTSASAAAYAVRAGMRPVVLLPDGKISGPKLAQAVVHGGIIASVQGNFDDCLRLARELAETYPVALVNSVNPYRLAGQKTAAFEVVDDLGDAPDLHVLPVGNAGNISAYWLGYSEYTKDAADQPGPATHRPRMWGFQAAGAAPFVHGGPVSAPETVASAIRIGNPASWDLAIAARDDSGGLIDAVTDEQILAAQQELSGREGLFVEPASAAGVAGLLHYSRTGRLDAGQRVVVTVTGHGLKDVDTASAYYGEIRPYVVPAEAGAAAQALGLA is encoded by the coding sequence ATGGCTGTCGTGACCCAGTCTCGGCTGTGGCGTGGAGTGATCGAGGAGTACCGCGACCGGCTGCCGGTCACGTCCGCCACGCCGGTCGTGACGCTGCGCGAGGGCGGCACGCCGCTGGTGCCCGCGCCGTGGCTGTCCGAGCAGACCTCGTGCGAGGTGTACCTCAAGGTCGAGGGCGTCAACCCGACCGGCTCGTTCAAGGACCGCGGCATGACGGTGGCCATCTCGAAGGCCGCCGAGGAGGGCGCCGAGGCCGTCGTCTGCGCGTCCACCGGCAACACCAGCGCGTCCGCCGCCGCGTACGCCGTCCGCGCCGGCATGCGCCCTGTCGTGCTGCTGCCCGACGGCAAGATCAGCGGGCCCAAGCTGGCCCAGGCCGTCGTGCACGGCGGCATCATCGCGTCGGTGCAGGGCAACTTCGACGACTGTCTGAGGCTGGCCCGCGAGCTGGCCGAGACCTACCCCGTCGCGCTGGTCAACTCGGTCAACCCGTACCGCCTGGCCGGGCAGAAGACCGCCGCGTTCGAGGTGGTCGACGACCTCGGCGACGCGCCCGACCTCCACGTGCTGCCGGTCGGCAACGCCGGCAACATCTCCGCCTACTGGCTGGGCTACTCCGAGTACACCAAGGACGCCGCCGACCAGCCCGGACCCGCCACCCACCGCCCGCGCATGTGGGGCTTCCAAGCGGCCGGCGCCGCGCCGTTCGTGCACGGCGGCCCGGTGTCCGCGCCCGAGACGGTGGCCAGCGCCATCCGCATCGGCAACCCGGCGTCGTGGGATCTCGCCATCGCCGCGCGCGACGACTCCGGCGGCCTCATCGACGCCGTCACCGACGAGCAGATCCTGGCCGCGCAGCAGGAGCTGTCCGGCCGCGAGGGCCTGTTCGTCGAGCCCGCGTCGGCGGCCGGCGTGGCCGGGCTGCTGCACTACAGCCGCACGGGACGCCTCGACGCCGGCCAGCGGGTCGTCGTCACGGTCACCGGGCACGGTCTCAAGGACGTCGACACCGCCAGCGCCTACTACGGCGAAATCCGCCCCTACGTGGTCCCGGCCGAGGCCGGCGCGGCCGCCCAGGCCCTGGGCCTGGCGTGA
- a CDS encoding ATP-binding cassette domain-containing protein: MSVLRVTAGGVTQHFPPSAGEVLIGRSAASNVVVPESRVSRRHLLVSFDDGWVARDQGSSGGTWRDGVQVGEVPVDGAVELALGGPSGPVVSLAAPRAAPPRPPGTITVGRAPGNDIVIDDLLTARHHARLTPNADGWFLEDLDKHHQTFVRGADVETAQLREGDVVTFGKVRFVVTGDGVLPVPDSPSSGGLDVSDVHYALPGGKVLTAGVSLDVAGPRLVALIGPSGSGKSTLLRLISGELEPARGSVRYQGIDAHRQQEEVHGRIGVVPQHTIAHAQLTARKALQYAAELRLSQDTTAGERRQRVDDVLAELSLSEHADIPVRRMSGGQQRRLAIAFELLTSPSLLILDEPTAGLDPALVRQIMTGLRELADGGRQIVVTTHDLAHLDLCDDVLIMLPGGRVEYFGPPGGIEAHFGTADWADIFERLNAATPPPPPATAGPDLGERLRRLNPLAWLDRLSGFGRPDAQRSAARVVRPAPEIVGPQAIDQRRRRQQTWVLIRRQLRLIWADRGYAGFLLALPMVLALLTFAIPDETGLGRPVSPASTEAMRLLVVLVVGAAFMGMAATVRDLVAERRIFRHERAAGLMPDAYLAAKIAVFCGVVVVQTLILLRLVYWFRAGPEDGVLFGAGNVEVGIALAATAIVSALLGLLISALVSTPEQTMPPLVVAIMAQLVLCGGLIEVTGQAVVSQLSWLVPSRWGYAAAASTVDLTELVRNAPDDALWSHNPAAWLGSLLALAVLGTAYAWLARRRLRTT; this comes from the coding sequence GTGAGCGTGCTGCGGGTCACCGCCGGCGGGGTGACGCAGCACTTCCCGCCGTCGGCCGGTGAGGTCCTGATCGGGCGGTCGGCGGCCTCGAACGTCGTCGTGCCGGAGTCGAGGGTGTCGCGACGCCACCTGCTCGTCTCGTTCGACGACGGCTGGGTCGCGCGCGACCAGGGCAGCTCCGGCGGCACCTGGCGCGACGGCGTGCAGGTCGGCGAGGTGCCCGTCGACGGTGCAGTGGAGCTGGCGCTGGGCGGGCCGTCCGGGCCGGTGGTCTCGCTGGCGGCGCCGCGGGCCGCACCGCCCCGGCCGCCGGGGACCATCACGGTGGGCCGCGCCCCCGGCAACGACATCGTCATCGACGACCTGCTGACCGCCCGCCACCACGCGCGGCTCACGCCGAACGCCGACGGCTGGTTCCTGGAGGACCTCGACAAGCACCACCAGACGTTCGTCCGCGGCGCCGACGTCGAGACCGCGCAGCTGCGCGAGGGCGACGTCGTCACGTTCGGGAAGGTGCGCTTCGTCGTCACCGGCGACGGCGTGCTGCCGGTGCCCGACTCCCCGTCCAGCGGCGGCCTCGACGTCAGCGACGTGCACTACGCGCTGCCCGGCGGGAAGGTGCTGACGGCGGGCGTCTCGCTGGACGTGGCCGGGCCGCGGCTGGTCGCGCTGATCGGCCCGTCGGGGTCGGGGAAGTCGACGCTGCTGCGGCTGATCAGCGGCGAGCTGGAGCCGGCGCGGGGGTCGGTGCGCTACCAGGGCATCGACGCGCACCGCCAGCAGGAGGAGGTGCACGGCCGCATCGGCGTGGTGCCGCAGCACACCATCGCGCACGCCCAACTGACCGCCCGCAAGGCGCTGCAGTACGCCGCCGAGCTGCGGCTGTCGCAGGACACCACGGCCGGCGAACGGCGGCAGCGGGTCGACGACGTACTGGCCGAGCTGTCGCTGTCCGAGCACGCCGACATCCCGGTGCGGCGGATGTCCGGCGGCCAGCAGCGCCGGCTGGCGATCGCGTTCGAGCTGCTGACGAGCCCGTCGCTGCTGATCCTCGACGAGCCGACGGCGGGGCTGGACCCCGCGCTGGTCCGTCAGATCATGACCGGACTGCGCGAGCTGGCCGACGGCGGCCGGCAGATCGTCGTCACGACGCACGACCTCGCCCACCTGGACCTGTGCGACGACGTCCTGATCATGCTCCCGGGAGGCCGGGTCGAGTACTTCGGGCCGCCGGGCGGCATCGAGGCGCACTTCGGCACCGCCGACTGGGCGGACATCTTCGAACGGCTCAACGCCGCGACGCCGCCGCCACCGCCGGCGACCGCGGGTCCCGACCTCGGCGAGCGGCTGCGCCGCCTGAACCCGCTGGCCTGGCTGGACCGCCTCAGCGGCTTCGGCCGTCCCGACGCCCAGCGCTCGGCCGCGCGCGTCGTCCGGCCGGCGCCGGAGATCGTCGGGCCGCAGGCCATCGACCAGCGCCGCCGCCGGCAGCAGACGTGGGTGCTGATCCGCCGTCAGCTCCGCCTCATCTGGGCCGACCGCGGCTACGCCGGGTTCCTGCTGGCGCTGCCGATGGTGCTGGCGCTGCTGACGTTCGCGATCCCGGACGAGACCGGGCTGGGCCGGCCGGTCAGCCCGGCCAGCACCGAGGCGATGCGGTTGCTGGTCGTCCTCGTCGTCGGCGCCGCGTTCATGGGCATGGCCGCGACCGTCCGCGACCTCGTCGCCGAGCGGCGCATCTTCCGGCACGAGCGCGCCGCCGGCCTGATGCCCGACGCCTACCTGGCGGCGAAGATCGCGGTGTTCTGCGGGGTCGTGGTGGTGCAGACGCTGATCCTGCTGCGGCTGGTCTACTGGTTCCGGGCCGGCCCCGAGGACGGCGTGCTGTTCGGCGCCGGCAACGTCGAGGTCGGCATCGCGCTGGCGGCGACGGCCATCGTGTCGGCGTTGCTCGGCCTGCTGATCTCGGCGCTGGTGTCCACGCCCGAGCAGACGATGCCGCCGCTGGTGGTGGCGATCATGGCGCAGCTCGTGCTGTGCGGCGGGCTGATCGAGGTGACGGGTCAGGCGGTGGTCTCGCAGCTGTCCTGGCTGGTGCCGTCGCGCTGGGGATACGCCGCCGCCGCGTCGACCGTCGACCTCACCGAGCTGGTGCGCAACGCGCCGGACGACGCGCTCTGGAGCCACAATCCGGCCGCCTGGCTGGGTTCGCTGCTGGCGCTCGCCGTGCTGGGGACGGCGTACGCCTGGCTGGCCCGGCGGCGGTTGCGCACCACCTGA
- a CDS encoding homoserine dehydrogenase, which translates to MASLRVALLGCGVVGTEVARLLHEHADDLAARAGARLELAGIAVRRTGRVRDIPGVDPDLFTTDARALVERDDVDLVVEVIGGIEPARGLLLAAMERGASVVTANKALLAEDGVTLHTAAEKHGVDLYYEAAVAGAIPLLRPLRESLAGDRIKRVLGIVNGTTNYILDQMDSEGSSFAEALEEAQSLGYAEADPTADIEGFDAAAKAAILAGIAFHSPVVAADVHREGISDVTSADVASAAAMNAVVKLLAICELSPDGRGVGVRVHPAMLPRTHPLASVRGAYNAVFVEAEAAGRLMFYGPGAGGVPTASAVLGDLVTAARNRIGDAVGPRGSWYADRPVRPMGETITRYHISLDVDDRPGVLAAVAAVFAEHDVSIETVRQRSEGPDDAELVVVTHQATDDALAATVDGLTRLDTVRAVLSVMRVEGD; encoded by the coding sequence ATGGCCAGCCTGCGCGTGGCACTGCTCGGATGCGGTGTGGTGGGCACGGAAGTCGCCCGCCTCCTGCACGAGCATGCCGACGACCTCGCCGCGCGGGCGGGGGCCCGGCTCGAACTCGCCGGCATCGCCGTGCGCCGCACCGGCCGCGTCCGCGACATCCCCGGCGTCGACCCCGACCTGTTCACGACCGACGCGCGCGCCCTCGTCGAGCGCGACGACGTCGACCTGGTGGTCGAGGTCATCGGCGGCATCGAGCCGGCCCGCGGGCTGCTGCTGGCCGCCATGGAGCGCGGCGCCTCCGTCGTCACGGCGAACAAGGCGCTGCTCGCCGAGGACGGCGTCACGCTGCACACCGCCGCCGAGAAGCACGGCGTCGACCTCTACTACGAGGCCGCCGTCGCCGGGGCCATCCCGCTGCTGCGCCCGCTGCGCGAGTCGCTGGCCGGCGACCGCATCAAGCGCGTGCTCGGCATCGTCAACGGCACCACCAATTACATCCTCGACCAGATGGACAGCGAGGGCAGCAGCTTCGCCGAGGCGCTCGAGGAGGCGCAGTCGCTCGGGTACGCCGAGGCCGACCCCACCGCCGACATCGAGGGCTTCGACGCCGCCGCCAAGGCCGCCATCCTGGCCGGCATCGCGTTCCACTCGCCGGTGGTGGCCGCCGACGTCCACCGCGAGGGCATCTCCGACGTCACCTCGGCCGACGTCGCGTCGGCGGCGGCCATGAACGCCGTCGTGAAGCTGCTGGCCATCTGCGAGCTGTCGCCCGACGGGCGCGGCGTCGGCGTCCGCGTCCACCCGGCCATGCTGCCGCGCACGCACCCGCTGGCCAGCGTCCGCGGCGCCTACAACGCGGTGTTCGTCGAGGCCGAGGCGGCCGGCCGGCTGATGTTCTACGGCCCGGGCGCCGGCGGCGTGCCCACCGCGAGCGCCGTCCTCGGCGACCTCGTCACCGCTGCCCGCAACCGCATCGGCGACGCCGTCGGGCCGCGCGGCTCCTGGTACGCCGACCGCCCCGTCCGTCCGATGGGCGAGACCATCACGAGGTACCACATCAGCCTCGACGTCGACGACCGCCCGGGCGTGCTGGCGGCCGTCGCCGCCGTGTTCGCCGAGCACGACGTGTCCATCGAGACCGTCCGGCAGCGCTCCGAGGGCCCCGACGACGCCGAACTGGTCGTCGTCACGCACCAGGCCACCGACGACGCGCTGGCCGCGACTGTCGACGGACTGACGCGACTCGATACCGTTCGTGCTGTCCTGTCGGTGATGCGGGTGGAGGGGGACTGA
- a CDS encoding ABC transporter ATP-binding protein — protein MTEPAPHAIRLTGLRKSYGPTTAVDGIDLEIAPGEIVALLGPNGAGKSTTVDLVLGLSRPDAGTVALFGRTPRDAVDAGLVGAMLQDGAMLEDATVGEVVALFAAVHRHPLPVAEVLDRAGIADLAGRRATELSGGQTQRVRFALALVPDPDLVVLDEPTVAMDVATRREFWAAMRRFVAAGRTVLFATHYLDEADGFADRVVLLRDGRVVADGTPRHVKSIVAVRTVRATVPDLDETTLRTLFGDAVTVDGADVRIRTADGDGALRALLAHSPGAHDIEVTGADLEAAFLSITEGTVR, from the coding sequence ATGACAGAACCCGCCCCGCACGCGATCCGGCTGACCGGGCTGCGCAAGTCCTACGGTCCCACCACGGCCGTCGACGGCATCGACCTGGAGATCGCTCCCGGTGAGATCGTCGCCCTGCTCGGCCCGAACGGCGCCGGGAAGTCCACCACCGTCGACCTCGTCCTCGGGCTGAGCCGGCCCGACGCGGGCACCGTCGCCCTCTTCGGCCGCACCCCCCGCGACGCCGTCGACGCCGGGCTGGTCGGCGCCATGCTCCAGGACGGCGCCATGCTCGAGGACGCGACCGTCGGCGAGGTCGTCGCGCTGTTCGCGGCCGTGCACCGGCACCCGCTGCCGGTCGCCGAGGTGCTCGACCGGGCCGGCATCGCCGACCTCGCCGGCCGCCGCGCCACCGAGCTGTCCGGCGGCCAGACTCAGCGGGTCCGGTTCGCCCTCGCGCTGGTGCCGGACCCGGACCTCGTCGTCCTCGACGAGCCGACCGTCGCGATGGACGTCGCCACCCGCCGCGAGTTCTGGGCCGCCATGCGCCGGTTCGTCGCCGCGGGCCGGACCGTGCTGTTCGCGACCCACTATCTCGACGAGGCGGACGGGTTCGCCGACCGCGTCGTGCTGCTCCGCGACGGCCGCGTCGTCGCCGACGGCACGCCGCGCCACGTCAAGTCCATCGTCGCCGTCCGCACCGTCCGCGCGACCGTGCCGGACCTCGACGAGACGACCCTTCGCACGCTGTTCGGCGACGCCGTCACCGTCGACGGCGCCGACGTGCGCATCCGCACCGCCGACGGCGACGGCGCCCTGCGCGCGCTGCTCGCCCACTCGCCCGGGGCACACGACATCGAGGTGACCGGCGCCGACCTGGAAGCGGCGTTCCTGTCGATCACGGAGGGGACTGTCCGGTGA
- a CDS encoding IS5 family transposase (programmed frameshift): protein MLGVVERRVLSDEAWSWLEPRLPDRTPRRGGRWRDHRQVIEAIAWKFRTGAAWREIPQGRFGPWQTAYERLNRWSSDGTWARLLAAAQADADARGELDWLVAVDSSLVRVHQHGASARRVGGNAATPCPGPHRRRTRGAGPNDRCSRGDHPVAAVVAEPADHAIGRSRGGLTTKIHALVDGRGRPLVLHLTAGNVNDTTQFPQLMAGLRVARPAGGRPRTRPDYVLADKGYSSRANRELLRRRNIAHTIPEPADQQANRRRRGSAGGRPVGFDKTLYRRRNVVERGFCQLKHWRGLASRYDKHARNYLGALHLAALLTWLP from the exons ATGCTGGGTGTGGTTGAGCGGCGGGTGTTGTCGGATGAGGCGTGGTCGTGGTTGGAGCCGCGGCTGCCGGACCGGACGCCTCGGCGGGGTGGGCGGTGGCGTGATCACCGGCAGGTGATCGAGGCGATCGCGTGGAAGTTCCGGACCGGGGCAGCGTGGCGGGAGATCCCGCAGGGGCGGTTCGGGCCGTGGCAGACCGCGTATGAGCGGCTCAATCGGTGGAGTTCGGATGGCACGTGGGCGCGGTTGCTGGCCGCGGCGCAGGCCGATGCTGATGCTCGGGGCGAGTTGGATTGGCTGGTCGCGGTGGACTCCTCGCTGGTGCGGGTGCACCAGCACGGGGCGTCGGCTCGGCGTGTGGGTGGCAACGCCGCGAC ACCGTGTCCGGGCCCGCACCGGCGCCGGACGCGGGGGGCAGGACCGAATGACAGGTGTTCGCGTGGCGATCACCCCGTCGCCGCGGTGGTGGCCGAGCCGGCCGATCATGCGATCGGCCGGTCCCGGGGCGGGCTGACCACCAAGATCCATGCACTCGTCGACGGGCGGGGCCGGCCGCTGGTGCTGCACCTGACGGCGGGCAACGTCAACGACACCACCCAGTTCCCGCAGCTCATGGCCGGATTACGGGTGGCCAGGCCCGCAGGCGGGCGGCCACGCACCCGGCCGGACTACGTGCTGGCCGACAAGGGCTACAGCTCGCGCGCGAACCGGGAACTGCTCCGTCGCCGCAACATCGCCCACACCATTCCAGAACCGGCCGATCAGCAGGCCAACCGACGCCGCCGCGGCTCAGCCGGCGGGCGCCCGGTCGGGTTCGACAAGACCCTCTACCGGCGACGCAACGTCGTCGAACGCGGCTTCTGCCAGCTCAAACACTGGCGCGGCCTGGCCAGTCGCTACGACAAGCACGCCCGCAACTACCTTGGTGCACTCCACCTCGCCGCGCTACTCACCTGGCTCCCATGA
- a CDS encoding TetR/AcrR family transcriptional regulator, with amino-acid sequence MAQLSTPRPTKDVITDALLDITAERGLDHVSVRHVAAAAGVAIGTVQHYFPTKDAMLTAAFTEVVRRIRERVAATVLGPDVRRNLAAVLRELLPLDERRAAEVRVQVAFAARAATMPALAELQGVILGEVTDAIAAALAHVDGGPPERRRARAQVVLATVDGLALHAVSSRDWVTPESLAAALDDALDALLPGDAAVTPGDVVGGRS; translated from the coding sequence ATGGCGCAGCTGTCAACCCCCCGGCCGACGAAGGACGTCATCACCGACGCGCTGCTCGACATCACGGCCGAACGCGGCCTCGACCACGTCAGCGTCCGGCACGTCGCCGCGGCCGCCGGGGTCGCCATCGGCACCGTCCAGCACTACTTCCCCACCAAGGACGCCATGCTGACGGCGGCGTTCACCGAGGTGGTCCGCCGCATCCGCGAGCGCGTCGCGGCGACCGTCCTCGGTCCGGACGTCCGGCGCAACCTCGCCGCCGTGCTGCGCGAACTGCTGCCGCTGGACGAGCGCCGGGCCGCCGAGGTGCGCGTCCAGGTCGCCTTCGCCGCCCGGGCCGCGACGATGCCGGCGCTGGCCGAGCTCCAGGGCGTCATCCTCGGCGAGGTCACCGACGCCATCGCCGCGGCCCTCGCCCACGTCGACGGCGGGCCGCCCGAGCGTCGCCGGGCGCGGGCCCAGGTCGTCCTCGCCACCGTCGACGGGCTGGCGCTGCACGCCGTCAGCTCGCGCGACTGGGTCACCCCCGAGTCGCTGGCGGCGGCCCTGGACGACGCGCTCGACGCGCTGCTGCCGGGCGACGCGGCGGTGACGCCGGGCGACGTTGTCGGTGGTCGCTCGTAA
- a CDS encoding response regulator transcription factor, whose amino-acid sequence MIRLLLADDQALVRGAMAALLSLESDLEVVAEVSRGDEVVAAALEHRPDVALLDVEMPGLDGIAATAVLREQLPSCRVLIVTTFGRPGYLRRAVEAGAGGFVVKDSPAEQLADAIRRIHSGLRVVDPALAVESLAAGPSPLTPREADVLRASRDGSSVADVAGRLYLSEGTVRNYLSSAIGKTGTRNRVEAVRVAEGNGWL is encoded by the coding sequence GTGATCAGGTTGCTGCTCGCCGACGACCAGGCGTTGGTCCGCGGCGCGATGGCCGCGCTGCTGTCGTTGGAGTCCGACCTCGAGGTCGTGGCGGAGGTCTCGCGCGGCGACGAGGTCGTGGCCGCCGCGCTCGAGCACCGCCCGGACGTCGCGCTGCTGGACGTCGAGATGCCCGGCCTCGACGGCATCGCGGCGACGGCCGTCCTGCGCGAGCAGCTGCCGTCGTGCCGCGTCCTCATCGTCACGACGTTCGGGCGGCCCGGCTACCTGCGCCGGGCCGTCGAGGCGGGGGCCGGCGGCTTCGTCGTCAAGGACAGCCCGGCCGAGCAGCTGGCCGACGCGATCCGCCGCATCCACTCCGGCCTGCGCGTCGTCGACCCCGCGCTGGCGGTGGAGTCGCTGGCCGCCGGCCCGTCGCCGCTCACCCCGCGCGAAGCCGACGTCCTGCGCGCCTCCCGCGACGGCTCCAGCGTCGCCGACGTGGCGGGCCGGCTGTACCTGTCCGAGGGGACGGTGCGGAACTACCTGTCCAGCGCCATCGGCAAGACCGGCACCCGCAACCGGGTCGAGGCGGTGCGGGTGGCCGAGGGCAACGGCTGGCTCTGA
- a CDS encoding ABC transporter permease, with protein MNTTYTLLEVRRLLRDRAALVLTAGLPAGLFLLYNAMWGDDTGATTSLMVMMGVFAGLAATISSGGRVSLERHAGWTRQLRLSPLRPLSYALSKSVVALVLGMLAGTLVFAVGLAAQGGGADLPAMAGSLLLLWLGSIPFALLGVLLGQVGSANSAQPRGMVVLLGSAFLGGVFVPIDQLPSGLESVAQWYPSYWLNALAQAPFGEPVDVVRAAITLAAWTLALAGLVRWRYGRAER; from the coding sequence GTGAACACCACCTACACCCTGCTCGAGGTGCGGAGGCTGCTGCGCGACCGCGCCGCGCTGGTCCTCACCGCCGGCCTGCCAGCCGGGCTGTTCCTGCTGTACAACGCGATGTGGGGCGACGACACCGGCGCCACGACGTCGCTGATGGTGATGATGGGCGTGTTCGCCGGGCTGGCCGCGACCATCTCGTCCGGCGGCCGCGTCTCGCTGGAGCGGCACGCCGGCTGGACCCGTCAGCTGCGGCTCTCGCCGTTGCGGCCGCTGTCGTACGCGCTGTCCAAGAGTGTGGTCGCACTGGTGCTCGGCATGTTGGCCGGGACGCTGGTGTTCGCTGTCGGGCTGGCGGCGCAGGGCGGCGGCGCGGACCTGCCGGCGATGGCCGGGTCGTTGCTGCTGCTGTGGCTGGGCAGCATCCCGTTCGCGCTGCTCGGCGTGTTGCTCGGGCAGGTCGGCTCGGCGAACTCGGCGCAGCCGCGGGGCATGGTCGTGCTGCTCGGCAGCGCGTTCCTCGGCGGCGTGTTCGTGCCGATCGACCAGCTGCCCAGCGGCCTGGAGTCGGTCGCGCAGTGGTACCCGTCGTACTGGCTCAACGCGCTCGCGCAGGCGCCGTTCGGCGAGCCCGTCGACGTCGTCCGCGCCGCGATCACGCTGGCGGCGTGGACGCTGGCGCTGGCCGGTCTGGTCCGCTGGCGCTACGGCCGGGCGGAGCGGTGA